Proteins encoded in a region of the Halostella limicola genome:
- a CDS encoding TRAP transporter permease, whose amino-acid sequence MTSDTTGGVGTDEPVPEEEQQELIEEIERKRSLSGVATLVVSAIAIAFSVFQLYLAARSSRVALPVPFTGEEIHLISLQSLQTHSIHVAFALVLTFLLFPTSTGEGFLARRLGRIPPFVRERAGADHPVTGAVERITDAVRWLALDADRDRITPVDVLMIVATALAPVYMITRFEEIRTMRVFGLQRGETIAEIAPLLEAPVALLSALGLPLESRSAAFLLGALGILLVLEATRRALGFYLMTIVGTFVVYARWGYLIPGDGRIGFAVNLGLFRVVIPDVKLPFIGVFSIKELGWEQIVRNLWYTTEGIFGVPVRVSVAFIFVFILFGAFLEMSGAGQWFIELAYGLTGRRKGGPAKASIIASGFMGTISGSSIANTVTTGAFTIPLMKRTGYDPEFSGAVEASASSGGQILPPVMGAAAFLIVEFTGIPYAEVIIAATIPAIVFFFGVWVMVHLKASQEGISGVGDEEIVEVRDHLKRGWFYLLPIGVLLYYILIDRLTIDRAAWFSLVAITALIAFAAAYSKRERGPLLGGIAALFALTFASYAVAGTDPLGALATVATGAASGGLPATEALGAALQQLSWITLFVSLAMLLARPHGDSPLLELDPAVDNASERAAGALSRERLADNRAFRVGAFVVKAMDAGARTATAVVVAVAAAGVIPGVIGVSGLGPNLTQVILEASGGSTVLLLLLTAVSSIILGMGMPTTVTYIILVSMLGGAISQAGLPILAAHLFILYFGVIADITPPVAVAAYAASGVAKSDQFETGVKAFTLSLNKAIVPFAFMFAPGILLLRVTGSGGEASVVGWADVADLGFFVPEVVIPVIAMFLGVVALGPTVIGYYYTTVSRSTRALLAAASLLLMAPLALFDAAQGILGLMNLRIAADPLLVDLSLRAVGFAVFAALTVRNRRAMDEERAEEAAAPAA is encoded by the coding sequence ATGACCAGCGATACGACAGGCGGCGTCGGTACCGACGAACCGGTTCCCGAAGAAGAGCAGCAGGAACTCATCGAGGAGATCGAGCGGAAGCGATCGCTTTCGGGCGTCGCGACGCTCGTCGTCTCGGCGATCGCCATCGCGTTCTCGGTGTTCCAGCTCTATCTCGCGGCCCGGAGCTCGCGGGTCGCGCTCCCGGTGCCGTTCACCGGCGAGGAGATCCACCTCATCTCGCTCCAGTCGCTCCAGACACACTCGATCCACGTGGCGTTCGCGCTGGTGCTCACCTTCCTGCTGTTCCCGACGAGCACCGGCGAGGGCTTCCTCGCGCGGCGGCTGGGGCGGATCCCGCCGTTCGTCCGCGAGCGCGCGGGCGCTGACCACCCGGTGACGGGGGCCGTCGAGCGGATCACCGACGCGGTACGCTGGTTGGCGCTCGACGCCGACCGCGACCGCATCACGCCGGTCGACGTGCTCATGATCGTCGCGACCGCGCTCGCGCCGGTGTACATGATCACCCGGTTCGAGGAGATCCGAACGATGCGCGTGTTCGGCCTCCAGCGCGGGGAGACGATCGCCGAGATCGCCCCGCTCCTGGAGGCCCCCGTGGCGCTCCTGTCGGCGCTCGGTCTCCCGCTCGAATCGCGGTCGGCCGCGTTCCTGCTCGGCGCGCTCGGCATCCTGCTCGTGCTCGAGGCGACGCGGCGGGCGCTCGGGTTCTACCTGATGACCATCGTCGGAACCTTCGTCGTCTACGCCCGGTGGGGCTACCTGATCCCCGGCGACGGGCGGATCGGCTTCGCCGTGAACCTCGGCCTGTTCAGGGTCGTGATCCCGGACGTCAAGCTCCCCTTCATCGGCGTCTTCTCCATCAAGGAGCTCGGCTGGGAGCAGATCGTCCGGAACCTCTGGTACACGACCGAGGGCATCTTCGGCGTCCCGGTCCGGGTGAGCGTCGCCTTCATCTTCGTGTTCATCCTCTTCGGCGCGTTCCTGGAGATGAGCGGCGCGGGCCAGTGGTTCATCGAGCTCGCGTACGGCCTCACGGGCCGCCGGAAGGGCGGGCCGGCGAAGGCGAGCATCATCGCCAGCGGCTTCATGGGGACGATCAGCGGCTCGTCGATCGCGAACACGGTCACGACGGGCGCGTTCACCATCCCGCTGATGAAGCGCACGGGGTACGACCCCGAGTTCTCCGGCGCGGTCGAGGCCTCCGCTTCCTCCGGCGGCCAGATCCTCCCGCCGGTGATGGGCGCGGCCGCGTTCCTCATCGTCGAGTTCACCGGCATCCCGTACGCCGAGGTGATCATCGCCGCGACCATCCCCGCCATCGTGTTCTTCTTCGGCGTCTGGGTGATGGTCCACCTGAAGGCGTCACAGGAGGGCATCTCCGGGGTCGGCGACGAGGAGATCGTCGAGGTCCGCGACCACCTGAAGCGCGGGTGGTTCTACCTCCTGCCGATCGGGGTCCTGCTGTACTACATCCTGATCGACCGGCTGACGATCGACCGCGCCGCGTGGTTCTCGCTCGTGGCGATCACGGCGCTCATCGCCTTCGCGGCCGCGTACTCGAAGCGCGAACGGGGACCGCTCCTGGGCGGCATCGCGGCGCTGTTCGCGCTCACGTTCGCGTCGTACGCCGTCGCCGGCACCGACCCCCTCGGCGCGCTGGCGACGGTCGCGACGGGGGCGGCCTCGGGCGGCCTGCCGGCGACCGAGGCGCTCGGCGCCGCGCTCCAGCAGCTATCGTGGATCACGCTGTTCGTCAGCCTCGCGATGCTCTTGGCCCGTCCGCACGGCGACTCGCCGCTGCTCGAACTCGACCCGGCGGTCGATAACGCGTCCGAGCGCGCCGCCGGCGCGCTCTCCCGCGAGCGCCTCGCCGACAACCGGGCGTTCCGCGTGGGGGCGTTCGTCGTCAAGGCGATGGACGCCGGCGCGCGGACGGCGACCGCGGTCGTCGTCGCCGTCGCCGCCGCGGGCGTCATCCCCGGCGTCATCGGCGTCAGCGGCCTCGGCCCGAACCTGACGCAGGTGATCCTCGAAGCCAGCGGCGGGTCGACCGTCCTCCTGCTGCTGCTGACCGCCGTCTCCTCGATCATCCTCGGGATGGGGATGCCGACGACCGTGACGTACATCATCCTCGTCTCGATGCTCGGCGGGGCCATCTCGCAGGCCGGCCTGCCGATCCTCGCCGCGCACCTGTTCATCCTCTACTTCGGCGTCATCGCCGACATCACGCCGCCGGTGGCCGTGGCCGCGTACGCCGCCTCCGGCGTCGCGAAGTCCGACCAGTTCGAGACGGGCGTCAAGGCGTTCACCCTGTCGCTGAACAAGGCGATCGTCCCGTTCGCCTTCATGTTCGCGCCCGGGATCCTGCTCCTGCGGGTCACTGGGAGCGGCGGCGAGGCGTCGGTCGTCGGATGGGCGGACGTGGCCGACCTCGGCTTCTTCGTCCCCGAGGTCGTGATCCCGGTGATCGCGATGTTCCTCGGCGTCGTCGCGCTCGGCCCGACGGTGATCGGCTACTACTACACCACCGTCTCGCGGTCCACCCGGGCGCTGCTCGCCGCGGCGTCGCTCCTGCTGATGGCGCCGCTGGCGCTGTTCGACGCCGCACAGGGGATCCTCGGGCTGATGAACCTGCGGATCGCCGCCGACCCCCTCCTCGTCGACCTGTCGCTCCGGGCCGTCGGCTTCGCGGTGTTCGCCGCGCTGACCGTACGGAACCGCCGTGCGATGGACGAGGAGCGAGCGGAGGAGGCGGCGGCGCCGGCCGCCTGA
- a CDS encoding DUF1850 domain-containing protein, which produces MGVAQRRTLVAALVLLCVTAGTVAAAATVPVDRALVVRDADTGERLLTEPVDDGTPVVIEYTHSVEKTPVVDAYEVRGTELDNVRMEFSSYGAGLPANQEVTRENGSFVFDPDRSYERLVVNPGPVAGHELVVDGERHDLVALSSDSAVVFTVERRTTVGIVADYLNL; this is translated from the coding sequence ATGGGAGTGGCCCAGCGCCGGACGCTCGTCGCCGCGCTCGTGCTCCTCTGCGTGACCGCGGGGACCGTCGCCGCCGCGGCGACGGTTCCGGTCGACAGGGCGCTCGTCGTCCGGGACGCGGACACGGGTGAGCGACTGCTCACCGAACCGGTCGACGACGGGACGCCGGTCGTGATAGAGTACACGCACAGCGTCGAGAAGACGCCGGTCGTGGACGCCTACGAGGTCCGCGGGACGGAGCTCGACAACGTCCGCATGGAGTTCTCCTCGTACGGCGCGGGGCTCCCCGCGAATCAGGAGGTAACGCGCGAAAACGGCTCGTTCGTCTTCGATCCGGATCGGTCGTACGAGCGACTCGTCGTCAACCCCGGCCCGGTCGCGGGCCACGAACTCGTCGTCGACGGCGAGCGCCACGACCTCGTCGCGCTGTCTTCCGACAGCGCCGTGGTGTTCACCGTCGAGCGCCGAACGACCGTCGGGATCGTCGCGGACTATTTGAATCTCTGA
- a CDS encoding TAXI family TRAP transporter solute-binding subunit — protein MTSNSSRRRFLQSAGIVGIAGLAGCIEGTDDSGDGDGDGGGDGDGDGGNGGGGGTDLAWHAGGTGGTYYPLSNEFKTIVDGNTDYSLTVQSTGASVENVGSLASGDADFALIQNDIAYFAKNGTGLDTFEGEAIDSLRGVATLYPETITIVTQADSGIETLEDLEGARINTGDLGSGTQVNALQILSAVGIEEGDFEEENSDFESASDQIRNGDVDAAFVVGGWPVGAIEELAQTSDINIVEVSGDTREAVKEQAQWFADDTIPAGTYEGIDEDVETVSVQAMIATHEGVDAQVVENVTAAIFDNVDQLTIKTDFISKDSAQDGMSIELHEGADAYFG, from the coding sequence ATGACGTCGAACTCTTCCCGAAGACGGTTCCTACAGTCAGCCGGTATCGTGGGCATCGCGGGCCTGGCCGGTTGTATCGAAGGCACGGACGACAGCGGTGACGGAGACGGCGACGGTGGCGGCGATGGCGACGGTGACGGCGGCAACGGCGGCGGTGGCGGCACGGACCTCGCCTGGCACGCCGGCGGGACCGGCGGCACGTACTACCCGCTGTCGAACGAGTTTAAGACGATCGTCGACGGCAACACGGACTACTCGCTGACGGTGCAGTCGACGGGCGCGAGCGTCGAGAACGTCGGCAGCCTCGCGAGCGGCGACGCCGACTTCGCGCTCATCCAGAACGACATCGCGTACTTCGCGAAGAACGGCACCGGCCTCGACACGTTCGAGGGCGAAGCGATCGACAGCCTCCGCGGCGTCGCGACGCTGTACCCCGAGACGATCACCATCGTCACGCAGGCCGACAGCGGCATCGAGACGCTGGAGGACCTAGAGGGCGCCCGCATCAACACCGGCGACCTCGGCAGCGGGACGCAGGTCAACGCCCTGCAGATCCTCAGCGCCGTCGGCATCGAGGAGGGCGACTTCGAAGAGGAGAACAGCGACTTCGAGAGCGCCAGCGACCAGATCCGCAACGGCGACGTCGACGCGGCGTTCGTCGTCGGCGGCTGGCCGGTCGGCGCCATCGAGGAGCTCGCCCAGACCTCCGACATCAACATCGTCGAGGTCAGCGGCGACACCCGCGAAGCCGTCAAGGAGCAGGCCCAGTGGTTCGCGGACGACACCATCCCCGCCGGCACCTACGAGGGCATCGACGAGGACGTCGAGACCGTCTCCGTCCAGGCGATGATCGCCACCCACGAGGGCGTCGACGCGCAGGTCGTCGAGAACGTGACGGCGGCCATCTTCGACAACGTCGACCAGCTGACGATCAAGACGGACTTCATCAGCAAGGACTCCGCCCAGGACGGGATGTCGATCGAGCTCCACGAGGGCGCGGACGCCTACTTCGGATAA
- a CDS encoding DUF7569 family protein yields the protein MTDGCDACGDSVTDALARTVRLTVDRSQIDAQRLCPECFADWIDRYQREMQPGPETIDDGDDEIIVD from the coding sequence ATGACAGACGGCTGCGACGCCTGCGGGGACTCCGTCACCGACGCGCTCGCCCGGACCGTGCGACTGACCGTCGACCGTTCGCAGATAGACGCCCAGCGGCTCTGCCCCGAGTGCTTCGCCGACTGGATCGACCGCTACCAGCGGGAGATGCAGCCCGGTCCGGAGACGATCGACGACGGCGACGACGAGATCATCGTCGACTGA
- the upp gene encoding uracil phosphoribosyltransferase: MTIEDRGDAYVVDHALAKDTLSQLRDVETEQVAFRKGLVKLGRLCGYEIIDGRMETEYVSIQTPLEETMGERVKGLDDVVIINVLRAATPFVEGLLKAFPRARQGVISASRDESAGMEDGEFPITIDYVKLPEIHEEDTVIIADPMLATGSTMCAVLDHVIENSPDPEHLIVLSAVSAPDGLLRVDDQYPEADLLTVSIDDRLDDDGFIVPGLGDAGDRAFRTT, translated from the coding sequence ATGACCATCGAAGACCGCGGCGACGCGTACGTCGTCGACCACGCGCTCGCGAAAGACACGCTCTCACAGCTCCGAGACGTCGAAACCGAACAGGTCGCGTTCCGCAAGGGCCTCGTGAAGCTCGGCCGCCTCTGTGGCTACGAGATCATCGACGGCCGCATGGAGACGGAGTACGTCTCCATCCAGACGCCGCTGGAGGAGACGATGGGCGAGCGGGTGAAGGGACTCGACGACGTCGTCATCATCAACGTCCTCCGCGCGGCGACCCCGTTCGTCGAGGGACTGCTCAAGGCGTTCCCACGCGCCCGCCAGGGCGTCATCAGCGCCTCCCGCGACGAGAGCGCCGGCATGGAGGACGGCGAGTTCCCCATCACCATCGACTACGTGAAACTGCCCGAGATCCACGAGGAGGACACCGTCATCATCGCCGACCCGATGCTCGCGACGGGGAGCACGATGTGTGCCGTCCTCGACCACGTCATCGAGAACTCGCCCGACCCCGAGCACCTCATCGTCCTCTCGGCGGTCAGCGCCCCCGACGGCCTGCTGCGCGTCGACGACCAGTACCCGGAGGCCGACCTCCTGACCGTCAGCATCGACGACCGCCTCGACGACGACGGCTTCATCGTTCCCGGCCTCGGCGACGCCGGCGACCGCGCCTTCCGCACGACGTAG
- a CDS encoding SRPBCC family protein has product MTSVEVSRFVQAHPPEVERALTPAAVVEYEGSFQVRDVDERDGEWIVTVGRAGVELTLRFERRDEGLYYEQRGDAGPLDRLETTLSLTPENEGTRVTARSTVEAGMPLASVTDRIAAWKRKGELERALDALAADLG; this is encoded by the coding sequence ATGACCAGTGTCGAGGTATCGCGGTTCGTGCAGGCACACCCCCCGGAGGTCGAGCGCGCGCTGACGCCCGCCGCGGTCGTGGAGTACGAGGGCAGCTTTCAGGTGCGCGACGTGGACGAGCGGGACGGCGAGTGGATCGTGACCGTCGGCCGGGCCGGCGTCGAACTGACGCTCCGGTTCGAGCGCCGCGACGAGGGCCTCTACTACGAGCAGCGCGGCGACGCCGGGCCGCTCGACCGCCTGGAGACGACCCTCTCGCTGACGCCGGAGAACGAGGGGACGCGGGTCACCGCCCGCTCCACGGTCGAGGCGGGAATGCCGCTCGCGTCGGTCACCGACCGCATCGCGGCGTGGAAGCGCAAGGGCGAACTGGAGCGCGCGCTCGACGCGCTGGCGGCCGACCTCGGCTGA
- a CDS encoding ArsA family ATPase, whose translation MEKFVFFGGKGGVGKTTVSSAYATRCADAGLDTLVVSTDPAHSTSDVFDQQFDDDPKPVEGHDGLWAMELDPEEEVEAHMQEIKRTMSDQVSPSIVNEIDRQIELAHRTPGAYEAALFDRFIDVMRDADEYDRVVFDTSPTGGTLRLLALPEFLESWIERLVSKRAKSIDLYEKAAIGDKDARRKAEEDPIIERLQERKEMFEFAGETLRDDAAFYLVLNPDELSIRETDRAIQNLTEYGLGVRGLVINKISPEPDDDEQGRGARFLRRRHETDRERVATIRETFDEPVVAEIELRIEEIKGDLLEDVAAELDLEVAAATS comes from the coding sequence ATGGAGAAGTTCGTCTTCTTCGGCGGCAAGGGCGGCGTCGGCAAGACCACGGTGTCGAGCGCCTACGCCACGCGGTGCGCGGACGCGGGGCTCGACACGCTCGTCGTCTCGACGGACCCGGCCCACAGCACCTCCGACGTGTTCGACCAGCAGTTCGACGACGACCCGAAGCCCGTCGAGGGTCACGACGGGCTGTGGGCGATGGAACTCGACCCCGAGGAGGAGGTCGAGGCGCACATGCAGGAGATAAAGCGGACGATGAGCGACCAGGTGAGCCCCTCCATCGTCAACGAGATCGACCGCCAGATCGAACTCGCTCACCGGACGCCAGGCGCGTACGAGGCGGCGCTGTTCGACCGCTTCATCGACGTGATGCGCGACGCCGACGAGTACGACCGCGTCGTCTTCGACACGTCGCCGACCGGCGGGACGCTGCGCCTGCTCGCGCTGCCTGAGTTCCTGGAGTCGTGGATCGAACGGCTCGTCAGCAAGCGCGCGAAGAGCATCGACCTCTACGAGAAGGCGGCGATCGGCGACAAGGACGCCCGCCGCAAGGCCGAGGAGGACCCGATCATCGAACGGCTACAGGAGCGCAAGGAGATGTTCGAGTTCGCCGGCGAGACGCTGCGCGACGACGCCGCCTTCTACCTCGTGTTGAACCCCGACGAGCTCTCGATCCGGGAGACCGACCGCGCGATCCAGAACCTCACCGAGTACGGCCTCGGCGTTCGCGGCCTCGTGATCAACAAGATATCGCCGGAACCGGACGACGACGAGCAGGGCCGCGGCGCGCGGTTCCTCCGCCGGCGCCACGAGACCGACCGCGAGCGGGTCGCCACCATCCGCGAGACGTTCGACGAGCCGGTCGTCGCGGAGATCGAGTTGCGGATAGAGGAGATCAAAGGCGACCTCCTCGAGGACGTCGCCGCGGAACTCGATCTGGAGGTCGCGGCGGCCACCTCTTGA
- a CDS encoding carbon starvation CstA family protein, with amino-acid sequence MVQVIWLVLAVLVMFSAGYLGYSRYLANFVELDESNETPAHKYEDGQEYVPAKKPVLLGHHYSSIAGGAPIVGPITAGVVWGWVPALLWIAIGNPLMGSVHDFVSLSGSLRHEGKSIGYIIGEYVGDRGKDMLLWFAFLTIILVVAVFALVVAIVFNAYPQAATASFIYIALALVFGVWLYQLDLPFLVGTVIFVAGVFAGVGVGIEYPFALFPGDYPAGTIVLFSGGGSAIPGAGLFGANIAAWIPVILVYAFVASVLPVWTLLQPRDYLSSFLLYTGVGGTLLAIIVGTILGSASEPLVVNIDAYYGFMGTTGLPLFPLLFVTIACGTISGFHSLVSSGTTAKQLDKETDARLIGYGGMLGEGLLATVALSTVALVGITVEGGGIGQALPNFATGGGIFLTSFGIPAEIGAPFMALVLVSFLLTSTDTACRLGRYMMEEIVGTPETTTQEYAANRYFNSGLQVVLAYFLVVSGRWADLWPLFGGANQLLAALALLTATVWLANWSDTKQLVSTGVPMAIMTTITVLALLYLAFIQNFQQKFLDSEWMADATTLDMVSSGLQIVIALVLVGLALSLVKMGYENVRKARSGPAPASSEPSDD; translated from the coding sequence ATGGTACAGGTTATTTGGCTGGTGCTTGCGGTGCTGGTGATGTTTAGCGCGGGGTACCTCGGGTACTCGCGCTACCTCGCGAACTTCGTCGAGCTCGACGAGAGTAACGAGACGCCGGCACACAAGTACGAAGACGGTCAGGAGTACGTACCGGCGAAGAAGCCGGTGCTACTGGGGCATCACTATTCGAGTATCGCGGGCGGCGCGCCCATCGTGGGGCCGATCACGGCGGGCGTCGTGTGGGGCTGGGTGCCCGCACTGCTGTGGATCGCCATCGGCAACCCGCTGATGGGGAGCGTCCACGACTTCGTGTCGCTGTCGGGCAGCCTGCGACACGAGGGCAAGTCGATCGGCTACATCATCGGCGAGTACGTCGGCGACCGCGGCAAGGACATGCTGCTGTGGTTCGCGTTCCTGACGATCATCCTCGTCGTCGCGGTGTTCGCGCTGGTGGTCGCGATCGTGTTCAACGCCTACCCGCAGGCCGCGACCGCGAGCTTCATCTACATCGCGCTGGCGCTGGTGTTCGGGGTGTGGCTCTACCAGCTCGACCTCCCGTTCCTCGTCGGCACCGTCATCTTCGTGGCGGGCGTGTTCGCCGGCGTGGGCGTCGGGATCGAGTACCCGTTCGCGCTGTTCCCGGGCGACTATCCGGCGGGGACCATCGTCCTGTTCTCGGGCGGCGGCTCGGCCATTCCGGGCGCGGGCCTGTTCGGCGCGAACATCGCCGCCTGGATCCCGGTGATCCTGGTGTACGCGTTCGTCGCCAGCGTCCTGCCGGTGTGGACGCTGCTCCAGCCCCGTGACTACCTCTCGTCGTTCCTGCTGTACACGGGCGTCGGGGGGACCCTGCTCGCGATCATCGTCGGCACGATCCTCGGCTCCGCGAGCGAGCCGCTGGTCGTCAACATCGACGCCTACTACGGCTTCATGGGGACGACCGGCCTCCCGCTGTTCCCGCTCCTGTTCGTCACCATCGCGTGCGGGACGATCAGCGGGTTCCACTCGCTGGTCTCCTCCGGGACCACCGCGAAGCAACTCGACAAGGAGACCGACGCCCGCCTGATCGGGTACGGCGGCATGCTCGGCGAGGGGCTGCTCGCGACGGTCGCGCTCTCGACGGTCGCGCTCGTCGGCATCACCGTCGAGGGCGGCGGTATCGGCCAGGCGCTGCCGAACTTCGCGACCGGCGGCGGCATCTTCCTTACCAGCTTCGGCATCCCCGCCGAGATCGGCGCCCCGTTCATGGCGCTCGTGCTGGTGAGCTTCCTCCTGACCAGCACAGACACGGCCTGTCGGCTCGGCCGGTACATGATGGAGGAGATCGTCGGCACCCCCGAGACGACGACCCAGGAGTACGCGGCCAACCGGTACTTCAACTCCGGTCTGCAGGTCGTGCTCGCGTACTTCCTCGTCGTCAGCGGCCGCTGGGCGGACCTGTGGCCGCTGTTCGGCGGCGCGAACCAGTTGCTCGCCGCGCTGGCGCTGCTGACGGCGACGGTCTGGCTCGCCAACTGGTCCGACACGAAACAGCTCGTCAGCACCGGCGTCCCGATGGCGATCATGACGACCATCACGGTGCTCGCGCTGCTGTACCTGGCGTTCATCCAGAACTTCCAGCAGAAGTTCCTCGACAGCGAGTGGATGGCCGACGCGACGACCCTCGACATGGTGTCGAGCGGCCTGCAGATCGTCATCGCGCTCGTCCTCGTCGGACTGGCGCTGTCGCTGGTGAAGATGGGCTACGAGAACGTCCGGAAGGCGCGGTCCGGTCCCGCGCCGGCGAGCAGCGAACCGTCCGACGACTGA
- a CDS encoding cupin domain-containing protein produces MGYHHVDLDEVEPTPDRPCVRRPISETVDLENVAVNLYEPDPGEEIPLAYHYHDEQEEVFYVVSGELTVETPERTYRVGENEAFVVEPESPQLAAVDEDADEGARVLVLGAPAVDDVHPYEP; encoded by the coding sequence ATGGGATACCATCACGTGGATCTCGACGAGGTCGAGCCGACGCCGGACCGGCCCTGCGTCCGGCGACCGATCAGCGAGACCGTCGATCTGGAGAACGTCGCGGTCAACCTCTACGAACCCGACCCAGGCGAGGAGATCCCGCTCGCGTACCACTACCACGACGAGCAGGAAGAGGTGTTCTACGTCGTCTCGGGCGAGTTGACCGTCGAGACGCCGGAGCGGACGTACCGCGTCGGCGAGAACGAGGCGTTCGTCGTCGAGCCGGAGAGCCCGCAACTCGCCGCCGTCGACGAGGACGCGGACGAGGGGGCGCGCGTGCTCGTCCTCGGCGCGCCGGCGGTCGACGACGTCCACCCCTACGAGCCATGA
- a CDS encoding DUF5828 family protein codes for MEESISGFKVRGTWGDVVEHGERITRALRDLDVNESSDDGDEEDDYVDAFEEWNEWRPKPHEQIEADVSEKTAEQASVKEGKGEKAGKDPDEDIQTAGEKLTESYEKLEDDDTEGAVGKWGESLEYVARAADSAGRKALRAVEDTVYQRVMTQIAPYYFDNELVSANLQHNTNGDEETFTFEINVNDDALKEGVSERLAEYEDTVDRWHVDTERDTENVEAVEGVEAPEQEERSKPSSN; via the coding sequence ATGGAAGAGAGCATCTCGGGATTCAAGGTCCGAGGGACGTGGGGCGACGTCGTCGAGCACGGCGAGCGCATCACCCGCGCCCTCCGCGACCTCGACGTCAACGAGTCCTCGGACGACGGGGACGAGGAAGACGACTACGTCGACGCCTTCGAGGAGTGGAACGAGTGGCGGCCGAAACCTCACGAACAGATCGAGGCCGACGTGAGCGAAAAGACCGCCGAACAGGCGAGCGTCAAGGAAGGCAAAGGCGAGAAGGCCGGCAAGGATCCCGACGAGGACATCCAGACCGCGGGCGAGAAACTCACCGAGTCCTACGAGAAACTGGAGGACGACGACACCGAGGGGGCGGTCGGCAAGTGGGGCGAGTCGCTCGAGTACGTCGCCCGCGCCGCCGACTCGGCCGGCCGCAAGGCCCTGCGCGCCGTCGAGGACACCGTCTACCAGCGCGTGATGACCCAGATCGCGCCGTACTACTTCGACAACGAACTCGTCAGCGCCAACCTCCAGCACAACACCAACGGCGACGAGGAGACGTTCACCTTCGAGATCAACGTCAACGACGACGCCCTGAAGGAGGGCGTCTCCGAACGGCTCGCCGAGTACGAGGACACCGTCGACCGCTGGCACGTCGACACCGAGCGCGACACCGAGAACGTCGAGGCTGTCGAGGGCGTGGAGGCGCCGGAGCAGGAGGAGCGGTCCAAGCCATCTTCCAACTAA
- a CDS encoding inorganic phosphate transporter has translation MVDAATLGTVVVAGLASLFMAWAIGAGSSGSTPFAPAVGANAISVMRAGFIVGILGFAGAALQGANVSEAVGRELIGGVTLSPVAATVGLTIAAVLVAAGVFKGYPIATAFTVTGAVIGVGLAMGGDPAWPKYREIAALWVLTPFIGGGIAYATARLLRNERIPEIALIPTLAGIVGLLVANIEFVLLGPPGESQSIAATAAASLPLSATLGRVLASLALALAVALALASDMRRDAAAAQRRFLLVLGGLVAFSAGGSQVGLAIGPMLPLLEPFAVPLTAALVGGGLGLLIGSWTGAPRMIKALSQDYSSLGPRRSIAALIPSFAIAQAAVFFGIPVSFNEIIVSAIIGSGYAAGGSGVSGRKMLFTVLAWVASLTIAVVAGYAGFLGVDALVS, from the coding sequence ATGGTAGACGCCGCGACGCTCGGGACGGTTGTCGTCGCCGGACTGGCGAGCCTGTTCATGGCGTGGGCGATCGGCGCCGGATCCAGCGGGTCGACGCCGTTCGCCCCCGCGGTCGGCGCGAACGCCATCTCCGTGATGCGGGCCGGGTTCATCGTCGGCATCCTCGGGTTCGCCGGCGCCGCGTTGCAGGGCGCGAACGTGTCGGAGGCCGTCGGCCGCGAGCTGATCGGGGGCGTGACGCTCTCGCCCGTCGCGGCGACGGTCGGGCTGACGATCGCCGCGGTGCTCGTGGCCGCCGGAGTGTTCAAGGGGTACCCCATCGCCACCGCGTTCACGGTCACGGGCGCCGTGATCGGCGTCGGGCTGGCGATGGGCGGCGACCCCGCGTGGCCGAAGTACCGCGAGATCGCCGCGCTCTGGGTACTGACGCCGTTTATCGGCGGCGGCATCGCCTACGCAACCGCGCGGCTGCTCCGGAACGAACGGATCCCCGAGATAGCGCTGATACCGACGCTCGCGGGGATCGTCGGCCTGCTCGTCGCCAACATCGAGTTCGTCCTGCTGGGGCCGCCGGGCGAGAGCCAGTCGATCGCCGCGACGGCCGCCGCGTCGCTGCCGCTCTCCGCGACGCTCGGGCGGGTGCTGGCGTCGCTGGCGCTGGCGCTCGCGGTCGCGCTGGCGCTTGCCTCCGACATGCGACGGGACGCCGCGGCGGCGCAGCGGCGCTTCCTCCTGGTGCTCGGGGGGCTGGTCGCGTTCTCCGCCGGCGGGAGTCAGGTCGGTCTCGCGATCGGGCCGATGCTCCCCCTGCTGGAGCCGTTCGCCGTTCCGCTGACCGCCGCGCTGGTCGGCGGCGGGCTCGGCCTGCTGATAGGGTCGTGGACCGGCGCGCCGCGGATGATCAAGGCGCTGTCGCAGGACTACTCCTCGCTGGGGCCGCGCCGCTCCATCGCGGCGCTGATCCCTTCCTTCGCCATCGCGCAGGCGGCCGTCTTCTTCGGCATCCCCGTATCGTTCAACGAGATTATCGTCTCGGCGATCATCGGGAGCGGCTACGCGGCCGGCGGGAGCGGCGTCAGCGGCCGGAAGATGCTCTTCACCGTGCTCGCGTGGGTCGCGTCGCTGACGATAGCGGTCGTCGCCGGCTACGCCGGCTTCCTCGGCGTCGACGCGCTGGTCAGCTGA